In the Theobroma cacao cultivar B97-61/B2 chromosome 1, Criollo_cocoa_genome_V2, whole genome shotgun sequence genome, one interval contains:
- the LOC18612498 gene encoding indole-3-glycerol phosphate synthase, chloroplastic: MEGLVFLKATSRIPFQSVPSFNHRPNLIIHRSNFPGIRAQQSEAISPKRGEEEDALKVKEWEVGMFQNEVAASQGIRIRRRPPSGPPMHYVGPFEFRLQNEGNTPRNILEEIIWHKDVEVSQMKEKKPLASLKKFIENAAPTRDFVGALKAAHSRTGLPGLIAEVKKASPTRGILREDFDPVEIARAYEKGGAACLSVLTDEKYFKGSFENLEAIRSAGVKCPLLCKEFVIDAWQIYYARIKGADGIRLIAAVLPDLDIRYMVKICKMLGLAALVEVHDEREMDRVLGIEGIELIGINNRNLKTFELDISNTKKLLEGERGKMVRQKDIIVVGESGLFTPDHVAYVQEAGVKAVLVGESIVTQRDLGKGITRLFGKDISL; the protein is encoded by the exons ATGGAGGGATTGGTTTTCCTGAAAGCGACTTCTAGAATTCCCTTTCAATCAGTTCCTTCCTTCAATCACCGTCCTAATCTCATCATCCACCGCTCCAATTTTCCGGGCATTCGAGCCCAACAG TCGGAGGCCATATCCCCGAAAAGGGGAGAGGAGGAAGATGCGTTGAAAGTGAAGGAATGGGAAGTTGGAATGTTCCAAAACGAAGTCGCTGCGAGTCAAGGTATAAGAATACGGCGAAGACCACCTTCGGGTCCGCCGATGCATTACGTGGGCCCCTTCGAGTTCCGTTTGCAAAACGAGGGTAACACTCCTCGCAATATTCTCGAAGAAATCATTTGGCACAAAGACGTGGAAGTTTCCCAA atgaaagagaagaaaccTCTGGCATCATTGAAGAAGTTTATCGAGAATGCAGCTCCCACTAGAGACTTCGTCGGAGCTCTTAAAGCGGCGCATTCACGGACTGGGTTGCCTGGTTTGATTGCTGAAGTTAAGAAGGCTTCGCCTACCAGAGGAATTCTCAGAGAGGATTTTGATCCA GTTGAGATTGCTAGGGCATATGAGAAGGGTGGAGCCGCATGCCTTAGTGTTTTGACTGATGAAAAGTATTTTAAG GGAAGCTTTGAAAATTTGGAGGCAATAAGGAGTGCTGGAGTAAAG TGCCCTCTACTTTGCAAAGAATTTGTGATAGATGCATGGCAGATATATTATGCTCGAATTAAGGGAGCAGATGGAATACGTTTAATTGCTGCTGTTTTGCCTGATCTTGACATCAGATACATGGTTAAAATCTGCAAGATGCTTGGTTTGGCAGCGCTTGTAGAG GTGCACGATGAGAGGGAAATGGATCGCGTTCTTGGTATCGAAGGGATTGAACTTATTGGCATCAATAATCGTAACCTCA AGACATTTGAGCTAGATATCAGTAACACAAAGAAGCTTCTTGAAGGAGAGCGTGGCAAAATGGTCCGTCAGAAAGATATAATA GTCGTAGGGGAATCTGGGCTGTTTACTCCAGATCATGTTGCTTATGTACAAGAAGCTGGTGTTAAAGCT GTTTTGGTTGGGGAGTCAATAGTGACGCAAAGAGACCTTGGAAAGGGAATAACTAGGCTTTTTGGTAAAGACATTTCTTTGTGA
- the LOC108662822 gene encoding ribulose-1,5 bisphosphate carboxylase/oxygenase large subunit N-methyltransferase, chloroplastic-like isoform X2, whose translation MRGKWIAFLVSKELNLLVSIIVTLVRLPSMDEKVALVPWADMLNHSCEVETFLDYDRSSHGVVFTTDRAYQPGEQVFISYGKKSNGELLLSYGFVPKEGTNPSDSVELSLSLKKSDKCYKEKLEALRKHGLSASQCYPIQITGWPLELMAYAYLAVSPPSMSPQFEEMAAAASNKSTTKKDLRYLEIEEKALQFILDSCESSISKYSKFLQASGSMDLDVTSPKQLNRGVFLKQLAVDLCTSEQRILFRAQHILRRRLRDMRSGELRALRIFDGLQNIFK comes from the exons ATGAGAGGGAAATGGATCGCGTTCTTGGTATCGAAGGAATTGAACTTATTGGTATCAATAATCGTAACCTTG GTGAGGCTACCTTCAATGGATGAAAAGGTTGCCTTGGTTCCTTGGGCAGATATGCTCAACCATAGCTGTGAG GTGGAAACATTTTTGGATTATGACAGATCATCACATGGGGTTGTCTTTACAACAGATCGGGCTTATCAGCCAGGTGAGCAG GTTTTCATATCATATGGCAAAAAATCTAATGGAGAGCTGTTGTTATCTTATGGATTTGTTCCAAAAGAGGGCACAAATCCTAGTGATTCAGTAGAGCTATCTCTATCGCTTAAAAAATCTGACAAATGTTATAAGGAGAAGTTGGAAGCTTTAAGGAAGCATGGATTGTCTGC TTCTCAGTGTTATCCTATACAAATCACTGGTTGGCCACTGGAGTTAATGGCATATGCTTACCTGGCAGTCAGCCCTCCAAGCATGAGCCCGCAGTTTGAAGAG ATGGCTGCTGCAGCATCAAATAAATCTACAACCAAGAAGGACTTAAGATACCttgaaattgaagaaaaagcaCTGCAATTTATTCTTGACAGTTGCGAGTCAAGCATATCAAAATACTCCAAATTCTTGCAG gCAAGTGGCTCCATGGATTTGGATGTGACATCTCCAAAGCAACTAAACCGAGGAGTGTTTCTGAAACAGCTAGCAGTAGATTTATGTACAAGTGAGCAGAGAATACTATTTCGTGCTCAACAT ATACTGAGGAGGAGATTGAGGGATATGAGGAGTGGTGAACTGAGAGCTTTAAGGATCTTCGATGGATtgcaaaacatttttaaataa
- the LOC108662822 gene encoding ribulose-1,5 bisphosphate carboxylase/oxygenase large subunit N-methyltransferase, chloroplastic-like isoform X4, which yields MKRLPWFLGQICSTIAVRSSHGVVFTTDRAYQPGEQVFISYGKKSNGELLLSYGFVPKEGTNPSDSVELSLSLKKSDKCYKEKLEALRKHGLSASQCYPIQITGWPLELMAYAYLAVSPPSMSPQFEEMAAAASNKSTTKKDLRYLEIEEKALQFILDSCESSISKYSKFLQASGSMDLDVTSPKQLNRGVFLKQLAVDLCTSEQRILFRAQHILRRRLRDMRSGELRALRIFDGLQNIFK from the exons ATGAAAAGGTTGCCTTGGTTCCTTGGGCAGATATGCTCAACCATAGCTGTGAG ATCATCACATGGGGTTGTCTTTACAACAGATCGGGCTTATCAGCCAGGTGAGCAG GTTTTCATATCATATGGCAAAAAATCTAATGGAGAGCTGTTGTTATCTTATGGATTTGTTCCAAAAGAGGGCACAAATCCTAGTGATTCAGTAGAGCTATCTCTATCGCTTAAAAAATCTGACAAATGTTATAAGGAGAAGTTGGAAGCTTTAAGGAAGCATGGATTGTCTGC TTCTCAGTGTTATCCTATACAAATCACTGGTTGGCCACTGGAGTTAATGGCATATGCTTACCTGGCAGTCAGCCCTCCAAGCATGAGCCCGCAGTTTGAAGAG ATGGCTGCTGCAGCATCAAATAAATCTACAACCAAGAAGGACTTAAGATACCttgaaattgaagaaaaagcaCTGCAATTTATTCTTGACAGTTGCGAGTCAAGCATATCAAAATACTCCAAATTCTTGCAG gCAAGTGGCTCCATGGATTTGGATGTGACATCTCCAAAGCAACTAAACCGAGGAGTGTTTCTGAAACAGCTAGCAGTAGATTTATGTACAAGTGAGCAGAGAATACTATTTCGTGCTCAACAT ATACTGAGGAGGAGATTGAGGGATATGAGGAGTGGTGAACTGAGAGCTTTAAGGATCTTCGATGGATtgcaaaacatttttaaataa
- the LOC108662822 gene encoding SET domain-containing protein 4-like isoform X1 — MGSWKVPKRSRCESRHKNKAKTAYGSAVALFRLQNEGNTPRNILEEIIWQYKLIQQFCLEIKSVIKVRLPSMDEKVALVPWADMLNHSCEVETFLDYDRSSHGVVFTTDRAYQPGEQVFISYGKKSNGELLLSYGFVPKEGTNPSDSVELSLSLKKSDKCYKEKLEALRKHGLSASQCYPIQITGWPLELMAYAYLAVSPPSMSPQFEEMAAAASNKSTTKKDLRYLEIEEKALQFILDSCESSISKYSKFLQASGSMDLDVTSPKQLNRGVFLKQLAVDLCTSEQRILFRAQHILRRRLRDMRSGELRALRIFDGLQNIFK, encoded by the exons ATGGGAAGTTGGAAAGTTCCCAAACGAAGTCGCTGCGAGTCCAGGCATAAGAACAAGGCGAAGACCGCCTACGGGTCCGCCGTTGCATTATTCCGTTTGCAAAACGAGGGTAACACTCCTCGCAATATTCTCGAAGAAATCATTTGGCAGTACAAATTGATCCAACAATTCTGTCTAGAAATTAAGTCAGTTATCAAA GTGAGGCTACCTTCAATGGATGAAAAGGTTGCCTTGGTTCCTTGGGCAGATATGCTCAACCATAGCTGTGAG GTGGAAACATTTTTGGATTATGACAGATCATCACATGGGGTTGTCTTTACAACAGATCGGGCTTATCAGCCAGGTGAGCAG GTTTTCATATCATATGGCAAAAAATCTAATGGAGAGCTGTTGTTATCTTATGGATTTGTTCCAAAAGAGGGCACAAATCCTAGTGATTCAGTAGAGCTATCTCTATCGCTTAAAAAATCTGACAAATGTTATAAGGAGAAGTTGGAAGCTTTAAGGAAGCATGGATTGTCTGC TTCTCAGTGTTATCCTATACAAATCACTGGTTGGCCACTGGAGTTAATGGCATATGCTTACCTGGCAGTCAGCCCTCCAAGCATGAGCCCGCAGTTTGAAGAG ATGGCTGCTGCAGCATCAAATAAATCTACAACCAAGAAGGACTTAAGATACCttgaaattgaagaaaaagcaCTGCAATTTATTCTTGACAGTTGCGAGTCAAGCATATCAAAATACTCCAAATTCTTGCAG gCAAGTGGCTCCATGGATTTGGATGTGACATCTCCAAAGCAACTAAACCGAGGAGTGTTTCTGAAACAGCTAGCAGTAGATTTATGTACAAGTGAGCAGAGAATACTATTTCGTGCTCAACAT ATACTGAGGAGGAGATTGAGGGATATGAGGAGTGGTGAACTGAGAGCTTTAAGGATCTTCGATGGATtgcaaaacatttttaaataa
- the LOC108662822 gene encoding uncharacterized protein LOC108662822 isoform X3, with amino-acid sequence MGSWKVPKRSRCESRHKNKAKTAYGSAVALFRLQNEGNTPRNILEEIIWQYKLIQQFCLEIKSVIKVRLPSMDEKVALVPWADMLNHSCEIITWGCLYNRSGLSASSQCYPIQITGWPLELMAYAYLAVSPPSMSPQFEEMAAAASNKSTTKKDLRYLEIEEKALQFILDSCESSISKYSKFLQASGSMDLDVTSPKQLNRGVFLKQLAVDLCTSEQRILFRAQHILRRRLRDMRSGELRALRIFDGLQNIFK; translated from the exons ATGGGAAGTTGGAAAGTTCCCAAACGAAGTCGCTGCGAGTCCAGGCATAAGAACAAGGCGAAGACCGCCTACGGGTCCGCCGTTGCATTATTCCGTTTGCAAAACGAGGGTAACACTCCTCGCAATATTCTCGAAGAAATCATTTGGCAGTACAAATTGATCCAACAATTCTGTCTAGAAATTAAGTCAGTTATCAAA GTGAGGCTACCTTCAATGGATGAAAAGGTTGCCTTGGTTCCTTGGGCAGATATGCTCAACCATAGCTGTGAG ATCATCACATGGGGTTGTCTTTACAACAGATCGGGCTTATCAGCCAG TTCTCAGTGTTATCCTATACAAATCACTGGTTGGCCACTGGAGTTAATGGCATATGCTTACCTGGCAGTCAGCCCTCCAAGCATGAGCCCGCAGTTTGAAGAG ATGGCTGCTGCAGCATCAAATAAATCTACAACCAAGAAGGACTTAAGATACCttgaaattgaagaaaaagcaCTGCAATTTATTCTTGACAGTTGCGAGTCAAGCATATCAAAATACTCCAAATTCTTGCAG gCAAGTGGCTCCATGGATTTGGATGTGACATCTCCAAAGCAACTAAACCGAGGAGTGTTTCTGAAACAGCTAGCAGTAGATTTATGTACAAGTGAGCAGAGAATACTATTTCGTGCTCAACAT ATACTGAGGAGGAGATTGAGGGATATGAGGAGTGGTGAACTGAGAGCTTTAAGGATCTTCGATGGATtgcaaaacatttttaaataa
- the LOC18612500 gene encoding indole-3-glycerol phosphate synthase, chloroplastic gives MQLPLETSSELLRWRIHGLGCLGLIAEVKKASPTRGILREDFDPVEIARAYQKGGAACLSVLTDEKYFKGSFENLEAIRSAGVKCPLLCKEFVIDAWQIYYARIKGADGIRLIAAVLPDLDIRYMVKICKMLGSAALVEVRPGAFIVIIIDLVLFN, from the exons ATGCAGCTCCCACTAGAGACTTCGTCGGAGCTTTTAAGGTGGCGCATTCACGGACTGGGTTGCCTTGGTTTGATTGCTGAAGTTAAGAAGGCTTCGCCTACCAGAGGAATTCTCAGAGAGGATTTTGATCCG GTTGAGATTGCTAGGGCATATCAGAAGGGTGGAGCCGCATGCCTTAGTGTTTTGACTGATGAAAAGTATTTTAAG GGAAGCTTTGAAAATTTGGAGGCAATAAGGAGTGCCGGAGTAAAG TGCCCTCTACTTTGCAAAGAATTTGTGATTGATGCATGGCAGATATATTATGCTCGAATTAAGGGAGCAGATGGAATACGTTTAATTGCTGCTGTTTTGCCTGATCTTGACATCAGATACATGGTTAAAATCTGCAAGATGCTTGGTTCGGCAGCGCTTGTAGAGGTTAGACCAGGAGCTTtcattgttattattattgatcTCGTACTTTTTAATTAG